The Punica granatum isolate Tunisia-2019 chromosome 4, ASM765513v2, whole genome shotgun sequence genome has a window encoding:
- the LOC116202563 gene encoding protein JASON → MRPLRRELRSVLRFLYRSASIAMGCFFACFRTKNDDCPPRSRAIRSKKHPEPVVSRNPLSSLFQYDETEHHSREDREGNGFESPSTINKELREEAQFLKACGTLKETPCEIRKGTRRLIALPPEDADSERPKFHSWLPDEATQKLQPDKLSELPPTPLELREMLGEDLASQERSPSSCISDVGNTRTSSNNSTMASGEVSVYMPHKYHMKVPDNYATPPSHGISITDADARHKNKSVRFECAIDMFPSENANQNLKISETPGHQIASRNSPHPTPLKLSDEMQTPGTVFPVSAETNGKARIRSQYVYSVLNPVQNASQLKALKEDQFHNNQFSDELRDSVDQPEENAMVKQEMQFKEASVGKELKVEASLSAWLKPPTRQQDERRTQFYRTPGDRPIIGLVATHWSEADCADNLPKGWDGNGIPNSTTKYKEDQKVSWHATPFEERLEKALSEESSLSQRKNLNGTPIAFDESEDGDTALSQLQPSVHPIAKSVASC, encoded by the exons TGTCCTCCTCGATCGCGAGCGATCCGCTCCAAGAAGCATCCG GAACCGGTGGTATCTCGGAACCCTCTGTCGTCGCTGTTTCAATACGATG AGACGGAGCACCACAGTCGGGAGGACCGGGAAGGCAATGGTTTTGAGTCTCCCTCTACCATCAACAAGGAGCTTAGAGAGGAG GCTCAGTTCCTTAAAGCTTGTGGAACCTTGAAGGAGACACCGTGTGAAATACGAAAAGGAACAAGGAGGCTGATAGCTTTGCCACCTGAAGATGCAGATTCAGAGAGACCTAAGTTCCATTCATGGCTTCCTGATGAAGCTACCCAGAAACTTCAACCAGATAAACTCTCCGAACTTCCTCCAACGCCTCTTGAACTTCGTGAAATGCTGGGAGAGGATTTAGCCTCCCAAGAGCGTTCACCCAGCAG CTGTATATCTGATGTTGGAAATACGAGAACCTCTTCAAATAACTCAACTATGGCGAGTGGAGAAGTTTCGGTTTATATGCCTCACAAGTATCACATGAAAGTGCCAGACAACTATGCAACTCCACCTTCACACGGCATTTCCATCACAGACGCAGATGCCCGTCATAAGAATAAGTCAGTGAGATTTGAATGTGCTATAGATATGTTTCCATCTGAAAATGCAAACCAGAACTTGAAAATATCCGAAACACCGGGTCACCAGATCGCATCAAGGAATTCACCTCATCCAACACCTCTAAAGTTGTCTGATGAGATGCAAACTCCTGGTACTGTTTTTCCTGTAAGTGCCGAGACAAATGGGAAGGCTAGGATCAGGTCCCAGTATGTCTATTCAGTGCTTAACCCCGTACAGAATGCATCCCAGTTGAAGGCATTGAAGGAAGATCAGTTTCATAATAACCAATTTTCAGATGAGCTGAGAGACTCTGTGGATCAACCTGAAGAAAATGCAATGGTGAAGCAAGAAATGCAGTTCAAAGAAGCTTCTGTGGGAAAAGAGCTGAAGGTCGAAGCAAGCTTGTCTGCCTGGTTAAAACCGCCCACTCGCCAGCAAGATGAGAGAAGAACTCAATTCTACAGAACTCCTGGAGATAGGCCAATCATTGGCCTTGTTGCTACACACTGGAGTGAAGCTGATTGTGCCGATAACCTTCCCAAAGGTTGGGATGGAAATGGAATCCCCAACTCAACTACCAAGTATAAGGAG GATCAAAAGGTGAGTTGGCACGCTACACCGTTTGAGGAGAGGCTAGAAAAGGCATTGTCTGAGGAGAGTTCCCTCTCTCAAAG GAAGAATCTTAATGGAACTCCAATAGCTTTTGACGAGAGTGAGGATGGTGACACTGCTCTCTCCCAGCTGCAACCTTCAGTCCATCCCATTGCCAAGTCAGTGGCTTCATGCTGA
- the LOC116204851 gene encoding transcription factor JUNGBRUNNEN 1 isoform X2, producing the protein MEVAITKMNGKNSKEEEDDEEETIKLPGFRFHPTDEELVSFYLRRKVEKKPLEVIKQIDIYKYDPWDLPKVSNVGEKEWYFFCMRGRKYRNSIRPNRVTGSGFWKATGIDKPIYAANEPHECIGLKKSLVYYRGSAGKGTKTDWMMHEFRLPPITKNNSAGLAPHTKDTAQEAEVWTLCRIFKRIPTHRKYTPDPKQHVNTNTVKCNNPITDSCSKTSSSFESEHSSEQYMSFTDSMIRPNRDLTRAAMDNTCVDDRNPLFLAGHFNSMPPYSLPPFPGSYYHHPGLWNASSDDLLTYGSNWDELRSVVERAIHHHSQAFDCT; encoded by the exons ATGGAGGTGGCAATAACAAAGATGAATGGCAAGAACAgtaaggaggaagaagacgatgAAGAAGAGACCATAAAGTTGCCGGGGTTTCGGTTTCACCCGACCGATGAGGAGCTCGTATCGTTCTACCTGAGGAGGAAGGTGGAGAAGAAACCGCTAGAAGTTATCAAGCAGATCGACATATACAAATACGATCCTTGGGATCTTCCGA AAGTTAGCAATGTCGGGGAGAAAGAGTGGTACTTCTTTTGCATGAGAGGAAGGAAGTACAGGAATAGCATAAGGCCCAACAGAGTCACGGGCTCGGGCTTCTGGAAAGCCACTGGAATTGACAAGCCGATATACGCCGCCAATGAGCCCCATGAGTGCATAGGTCTCAAGAAATCCTTAGTTTACTATCGCGGGAGCGCAGGGAAAGGCACCAAGACCGACTGGATGATGCACGAGTTCAGGCTCCCTCCCATAACCAAGAATAATAGTGCAGGTCTTGCTCCTCATACTAAGGACACTGCTCAAGAAGCG GAAGTTTGGACCCTCTGCAGGATTTTCAAGAGGATCCCAACTCACAGGAAGTACACACCAGATCCGAAACAACACGTAAACACCAATACTGTCAAGTGCAATAACCCGATCACTGACTCATGTTCAAAAACCAGCAGCAGCTTCGAGTCTGAACACAGCAGTGAACAGTACATGAGCTTCACAGATTCGATGATCCGCCCGAACAGGGACCTAACAAGAGCAGCCATGGATAACACTTGCGTGGATGACCGGAACCCCTTGTTTCTAGCAGGTCATTTCAATTCCATGCCTCCTTATAGTCTGCCACCATTTCCAGGATCTTACTATCATCATCCCGGACTTTGGAATGCAAGCAGCGACGATCTGCTAACTTACGGGAGTAACTGGGATGAGCTGAGATCCGTCGTCGAGCGGGCCATTCATCACCATTCCCAAGCTTTTGACTGTACATAG
- the LOC116204851 gene encoding transcription factor JUNGBRUNNEN 1 isoform X1 gives MEVAITKMNGKNSKEEEDDEEETIKLPGFRFHPTDEELVSFYLRRKVEKKPLEVIKQIDIYKYDPWDLPKEVSNVGEKEWYFFCMRGRKYRNSIRPNRVTGSGFWKATGIDKPIYAANEPHECIGLKKSLVYYRGSAGKGTKTDWMMHEFRLPPITKNNSAGLAPHTKDTAQEAEVWTLCRIFKRIPTHRKYTPDPKQHVNTNTVKCNNPITDSCSKTSSSFESEHSSEQYMSFTDSMIRPNRDLTRAAMDNTCVDDRNPLFLAGHFNSMPPYSLPPFPGSYYHHPGLWNASSDDLLTYGSNWDELRSVVERAIHHHSQAFDCT, from the exons ATGGAGGTGGCAATAACAAAGATGAATGGCAAGAACAgtaaggaggaagaagacgatgAAGAAGAGACCATAAAGTTGCCGGGGTTTCGGTTTCACCCGACCGATGAGGAGCTCGTATCGTTCTACCTGAGGAGGAAGGTGGAGAAGAAACCGCTAGAAGTTATCAAGCAGATCGACATATACAAATACGATCCTTGGGATCTTCCGA AAGAAGTTAGCAATGTCGGGGAGAAAGAGTGGTACTTCTTTTGCATGAGAGGAAGGAAGTACAGGAATAGCATAAGGCCCAACAGAGTCACGGGCTCGGGCTTCTGGAAAGCCACTGGAATTGACAAGCCGATATACGCCGCCAATGAGCCCCATGAGTGCATAGGTCTCAAGAAATCCTTAGTTTACTATCGCGGGAGCGCAGGGAAAGGCACCAAGACCGACTGGATGATGCACGAGTTCAGGCTCCCTCCCATAACCAAGAATAATAGTGCAGGTCTTGCTCCTCATACTAAGGACACTGCTCAAGAAGCG GAAGTTTGGACCCTCTGCAGGATTTTCAAGAGGATCCCAACTCACAGGAAGTACACACCAGATCCGAAACAACACGTAAACACCAATACTGTCAAGTGCAATAACCCGATCACTGACTCATGTTCAAAAACCAGCAGCAGCTTCGAGTCTGAACACAGCAGTGAACAGTACATGAGCTTCACAGATTCGATGATCCGCCCGAACAGGGACCTAACAAGAGCAGCCATGGATAACACTTGCGTGGATGACCGGAACCCCTTGTTTCTAGCAGGTCATTTCAATTCCATGCCTCCTTATAGTCTGCCACCATTTCCAGGATCTTACTATCATCATCCCGGACTTTGGAATGCAAGCAGCGACGATCTGCTAACTTACGGGAGTAACTGGGATGAGCTGAGATCCGTCGTCGAGCGGGCCATTCATCACCATTCCCAAGCTTTTGACTGTACATAG
- the LOC116204850 gene encoding switch-associated protein 70, whose protein sequence is MASNGASTRAGDAENSLEKIKRQLATGSGRNLLQGPLLKRSETLRKWNERWVILDPTTGRMEYKIRRNEPAVKGTIIFDANSTITISPVNFHGLPKYDGCCFYIGTPTKKDYFLCAETPGAARAWVATLHSSQLVLKAHKEAVNSLSGNGSAKLGTVATVVAAANSTALECSKEIEAAMQVSMRNALGVMTNKPIDGPMDDLTIMKETLRVKDEELQNLARDLRARDSTIKEIAEKLSETAEAAEAAASAAHTMDEQRRIACSEIERLTQKYEKQLVSSKTKLKESDEKVAALTRERDQLIKQRDSALQEAQLWRSELAKARERAVILEAAVVRAEEKVRVTEADAEAKIKDAEQKESAAMKDKQELLAYVNVLQAQLQRQHIDSKQVFEEKVEFCSDMTKHVDSSEENVDKACLSVSRAIPVSGESVIHMSEDQANPQPVREGEWSDIQATDARIADVREVGPPQVEAGSLDIPVVHDTQEQGVASYHHQP, encoded by the exons ATGGCCTCTAATGGAGCTTCCACG AGAGCTGGAGATGCGGAGAACAGCTTGGAGAAGATCAAGCGGCAGCTGGCCACGGGCTCCGGTAGGAACCTGCTGCAGGGACCACTCCTCAAGCGATCCGAAACT CTGAGGAAGTGGAATGAGCGATGGGTGATCCTTGACCCTACCACAGGGAGAATGGAATACAA GATTAGGAGAAATGAACCTGCAGTCAAGGGAACCATTATCTTTGATGCAAACAGCACCATTACAATATCTCCTGTGAACTTTCA TGGGTTGCCGAAGTATGATGGCTGCTGTTTCT ATATTGGCACCCCAACAAAGAAAGACTATTTTCTCTGTGCTGAAACTCCTGGGGCAGCTAGAGCTTGGGTCGCGACACTACA TTCATCGCAGTTGGTTCTGAAGGCTCATAAAGAAGCTGTGAACTCCTTAAGCGGTAATGGCTCCGCAAAATTGGGAACTGTGGCAACTGTAGTTGCTGCAGCTAATTCGACGGCTCTAGAATGTTCAAAAGAAATTGAGGCAGCAATGCAGGTGTCAATGAGAAATGCTCTGGGAGTGATGACAAATAAACCAATTGACGGTCCAATGGATGATTTGACTATCATGAAG GAAACGCTTCGGGTTAAGGATGAGGAGCTGCAGAATTTGGCTAGGGATCTCCGTGCACGTGATTCAACTATTAAAGAAATTGCTGAGAAACTCTCGGAGACTGCCGAAGCTGCTGAGGCTGCAGCATCTGCCGCTCACACAATGGATGAACAAAGGAGAATAGCTTGTTCAGAAATTGAACGCTTGACACAAAAATATGAGAAGCAGTTGGTGTCGTCAAAGACAAAG CTAAAAGAATCTGATGAAAAGGTTGCAGCCCTGACTAGGGAAAGGGATCAATTGATTAAGCAAAGAGACTCCGCCCTTCAGGAGGCACAGCTCTGGCGTTCAGAGCttgcaaaagctagggaacgtGCTGTCATACTGGAAGCAGCTGTGGTACGGGCTGAGGAGAAAGTGAGGGTAACAGAAGCAGATGCTGAAGCTAAAATAAAGGACGCTGAGCAGAAAGAGTCGGCCGCAATGAAGGACAAGCAAGAGCTTCTGGCATATGTTAATGTGCTTCAAGCACAACTTCAAAG ACAGCACATCGACTCGAAGCAAGTGTTTGAAGAGAAGGTTGAGTTCTGCTCGGACATGACGAAACATGTGGACTCGTCTGAGGAGAATGTGGACAAGGCCTGCCTCAGCGTCTCTCGAGCAATCCCTGTCTCTGGAGAGAGCGTGATCCACATGTCAGAGGACCAAGCCAATCCCCAGCCAGTTCGAGAAGGTGAGTGGAGTGATATCCAGGCAACTGATGCGAGGATTGCTGATGTTAGAGAAGTGGGCCCACCTCAGGTGGAAGCCGGCAGCTTGGACATTCCCGTGGTTCATGACACCCAAGAACAAGGAGTGGCCTCTTATCATCATCAACCTTGA